A single Methylobacterium oryzae DNA region contains:
- a CDS encoding MucR family transcriptional regulator, with translation MTEETFDRVPNGIELAGDIVAAYVSNNPVPVAELPSLIRSVHSAISGLTSASASVAAAPGAASEAAINKPSASQIRKSVRDDGIVSFIDGKTYKTLKRHLTSHGLDPRSYRDRYGLPADYPMVAPSYAEQRSTLAKAIGLGVPGGRGAA, from the coding sequence ATGACCGAAGAAACCTTTGATCGCGTGCCGAACGGCATCGAACTGGCCGGTGATATCGTGGCCGCTTACGTCTCGAACAATCCCGTCCCGGTTGCCGAGCTTCCGAGCCTGATCCGGAGTGTGCACAGTGCGATCTCCGGACTGACTTCCGCTAGCGCATCCGTCGCGGCCGCCCCCGGGGCCGCCTCCGAGGCCGCGATCAACAAGCCGAGCGCGTCCCAGATCCGAAAGTCGGTTCGTGACGACGGGATCGTCAGCTTCATCGACGGCAAGACCTACAAGACGTTGAAGCGCCATCTGACCAGCCACGGCCTAGATCCGCGCAGCTACCGGGACCGCTACGGCCTGCCGGCCGACTATCCGATGGTCGCCCCGAGCTACGCCGAGCAGCGCTCCACCCTCGCCAAGGCGATCGGCCTCGGCGTCCCGGGCGGGCGCGGCGCGGCATAG
- a CDS encoding fasciclin domain-containing protein, translating into MLKAIISGPAARVIALSLALTAAGAAQAKNPMVGGAPMYAQKTIVENAVNSKDHTTLVAAVKAAGLVDTLNGPGPFTVFAPTNAAFAKLPPGTVENLVQPQNKATLTKILTYHVVPGVYTAKELMALAKKPEGQNQLTTVEGEPLGVSARGKKVYLTDVKGDTVAVTIPNVMQSNGVIHVVNGVLMP; encoded by the coding sequence ATGCTCAAGGCAATCATCAGCGGCCCCGCCGCTCGGGTCATCGCTCTCTCGCTGGCCCTGACGGCGGCCGGTGCGGCGCAGGCGAAGAACCCGATGGTCGGCGGTGCGCCGATGTACGCCCAGAAGACCATCGTCGAGAACGCGGTCAACTCGAAGGACCACACCACCCTGGTCGCCGCCGTGAAGGCCGCCGGCCTCGTCGACACGCTGAACGGCCCGGGTCCGTTCACGGTGTTCGCGCCCACCAACGCCGCCTTCGCCAAGCTGCCGCCGGGAACGGTGGAGAACCTCGTGCAGCCGCAGAACAAGGCGACGCTGACGAAGATCCTGACTTACCACGTGGTCCCGGGCGTCTACACGGCCAAGGAGCTGATGGCGCTGGCCAAGAAGCCCGAGGGCCAGAACCAGCTGACTACCGTCGAGGGTGAACCGCTCGGCGTCTCGGCGCGCGGCAAGAAGGTCTACCTTACTGACGTGAAGGGCGACACAGTCGCGGTGACGATCCCGAACGTCATGCAGTCGAACGGCGTCATCCACGTCGTCAACGGCGTCCTGATGCCCTGA
- a CDS encoding anti-sigma factor produces the protein MSSGSGEAVPDPDLRAAEYVIGTLDAHERAELERELAIDPDAASRVRAWEGRLAPLLDAIPSVSPPPRVRAALLRSLPGSLSELPDQLAALRRQVWRWRTVAAGAGLLAAGLALFVAVGLRPKQDVGRYLAVVQGGGALPALIVRVDTRTGTAQVRPVGAEAPAGRNLELWYVGAEGPKPLGLVGAGPSRVTLPQGTSPDGVIAVSVEPTGGSPTGQPTGPVVYTGKLIPE, from the coding sequence GTGAGCAGCGGCAGCGGCGAGGCCGTTCCGGATCCCGACCTACGCGCAGCCGAGTACGTGATCGGAACCCTCGACGCTCACGAGCGGGCGGAGCTGGAGCGCGAGCTTGCCATCGACCCTGACGCGGCAAGCCGTGTTCGGGCGTGGGAGGGGCGGCTGGCGCCCTTGCTCGATGCGATCCCGTCCGTGTCGCCGCCGCCGCGGGTCCGCGCGGCGCTGTTGCGGTCGCTCCCTGGCTCTCTTTCTGAACTGCCGGACCAGCTTGCCGCTTTGCGCCGGCAGGTGTGGCGGTGGCGGACCGTGGCTGCTGGCGCCGGACTGCTGGCAGCTGGTCTCGCGCTGTTCGTGGCGGTGGGGTTGCGTCCGAAGCAGGACGTCGGCCGCTACCTCGCGGTGGTTCAGGGTGGCGGAGCACTACCGGCGCTGATCGTTCGCGTCGATACGCGCACCGGCACGGCGCAGGTCAGACCGGTCGGTGCCGAGGCACCCGCCGGCCGGAACTTGGAGCTGTGGTATGTCGGAGCCGAAGGGCCGAAGCCGCTCGGTCTCGTCGGTGCGGGCCCAAGCCGGGTGACACTCCCTCAGGGGACGTCGCCGGACGGGGTGATCGCGGTCTCAGTCGAGCCCACTGGCGGCTCCCCAACCGGGCAGCCAACCGGACCAGTGGTCTACACGGGCAAGCTCATCCCCGAATGA
- a CDS encoding sigma-70 family RNA polymerase sigma factor codes for MRGLLAEVGRGDAAALAQLYDLTSSKLFGIILRIQRDRALAEDVLQDAYLRIWQAAGSYDPASGRPLPWLCAIARNRSIDSLRRKGAAEVQGPAEDEGEDWVARLMDPQDDAKTFMDRDALSTCLQRLEPAHRDCVVLAYCEGYSREELAQRYDRPVNTIKTWLHRALGALKSCLETVS; via the coding sequence ATGCGAGGATTGCTCGCTGAGGTCGGCCGCGGCGACGCCGCAGCGCTCGCCCAACTTTACGACCTGACCAGCTCGAAACTCTTCGGCATCATCCTGCGTATCCAGAGGGACCGAGCCTTGGCCGAGGACGTCTTGCAGGATGCGTACTTGCGGATCTGGCAGGCGGCCGGAAGCTACGATCCCGCAAGTGGGCGCCCGCTTCCGTGGCTGTGTGCCATCGCGCGCAATCGATCGATCGACAGCTTGCGGCGAAAAGGCGCGGCCGAGGTGCAGGGCCCCGCAGAGGACGAAGGCGAGGATTGGGTGGCGCGGCTGATGGACCCCCAGGATGACGCGAAGACGTTTATGGATCGGGACGCGCTCAGCACCTGTCTCCAACGGCTGGAGCCAGCGCACCGGGATTGCGTGGTGCTGGCCTACTGCGAGGGTTACTCGCGAGAGGAGTTGGCTCAGCGCTACGATCGTCCGGTCAACACGATCAAGACCTGGTTGCACCGAGCCCTGGGCGCCTTGAAGTCCTGTTTGGAGACAGTGTCGTGA
- a CDS encoding heme utilization protein encodes MARISILILAACLMAGAFHPADAATKKVQVPNQFDGSWTIVATTTEGPCSASTSYQVQIKDSDASIPGEEVDIDGGVSTVGAVQATITQGSNKVPIAGSLTAKGSGSGTWRTSGGLVECSGSWSAKRSS; translated from the coding sequence GTGGCACGTATCTCCATCCTGATCCTCGCGGCTTGCCTGATGGCAGGCGCTTTCCACCCAGCAGATGCCGCGACGAAGAAGGTGCAGGTGCCGAACCAGTTCGACGGCTCCTGGACGATCGTCGCCACCACGACTGAGGGGCCCTGCTCGGCCAGCACGAGCTATCAGGTGCAGATCAAGGACAGCGACGCCTCGATCCCCGGCGAGGAAGTCGACATCGATGGCGGTGTGTCGACGGTTGGCGCCGTGCAGGCCACGATCACCCAAGGCTCGAACAAGGTGCCGATCGCCGGCAGTCTGACCGCGAAGGGCAGCGGCAGCGGCACTTGGCGCACGTCTGGTGGTTTGGTCGAGTGCAGCGGCAGCTGGAGCGCGAAGCGTTCTAGCTAG
- a CDS encoding DUF6522 family protein, translated as MRLERNERGDWMLDPEQLHSRLMIDAGLMRQKMRLGLVTSRIEKGIDADVGKSRVTIKVANSTWEGIFDEAGYLINERMI; from the coding sequence ATGCGATTAGAGCGCAACGAGCGCGGCGACTGGATGCTCGATCCTGAGCAGCTCCACTCCCGGCTCATGATCGATGCAGGCCTCATGCGGCAGAAGATGAGGCTCGGCCTTGTCACCAGCCGGATCGAGAAAGGCATCGATGCAGATGTTGGCAAGTCGCGCGTAACGATAAAAGTCGCCAACTCGACCTGGGAAGGCATCTTCGACGAGGCCGGATACTTGATTAACGAAAGGATGATATAG
- a CDS encoding IS3 family transposase (programmed frameshift), protein MAKTRREFTPEFKREAVALLESSGRPQMQVAAELGIQPSMLRQWRATLNGALPRPRPAGSTGSAPPSPVASPSDQAAEIARLRRELDRTRMERDVPKKSHRHLRGDAQVTFAFIEQHARTWPVRLMCRVLGVSPSGFYGWRSRPESASSASNRQLLDDVRRIHAAHHRRYGSPRVHAALRAEGRSVSRGRVERLMRRHGIRALAGRRFRPCTTDSRHDLPIAPNLLKQDFSAARPNTVWLADITYLPTGEGWLYLAAVLDLATRKIVGWSMRDHMRAELSVAALMMAAQRQRPAAGLICHSDRGSQYAAEAYRKQLAAMGARPSMSRTACCYDNAPMESFFHTLKVELVHQRRWATRDEARRDLFAYIEGYYNRQRIHSALGYLTPEQAERTTK, encoded by the exons ATGGCGAAGACGAGACGCGAGTTCACGCCCGAGTTCAAACGCGAAGCGGTCGCCCTGCTGGAGAGCAGCGGCCGGCCACAGATGCAGGTCGCGGCCGAGCTCGGGATCCAGCCCTCGATGCTGAGGCAGTGGCGCGCCACGCTGAACGGGGCCCTACCCCGGCCGCGGCCGGCCGGATCGACGGGGAGTGCGCCACCAAGCCCGGTCGCCTCGCCGTCCGATCAGGCCGCCGAGATCGCCCGCCTGCGGCGTGAGCTCGACCGTACGCGCATGGAGCGCGACGTGC CTAAAAAAAGCCATCGGCATCTTCGCGGAGATGCCCAAGTGACTTTCGCCTTCATCGAGCAGCATGCGCGGACCTGGCCGGTGCGTCTCATGTGCCGCGTGCTCGGAGTCTCACCCAGCGGCTTCTACGGATGGCGGTCACGGCCTGAGAGCGCCAGCTCGGCCTCCAACCGCCAACTCCTGGACGACGTCCGGCGCATCCATGCCGCCCATCACCGGCGCTACGGCTCCCCGCGCGTGCATGCCGCCCTGCGGGCCGAGGGCCGGTCTGTCAGCCGCGGACGGGTGGAGCGCCTCATGCGCCGGCACGGCATCCGTGCTTTGGCGGGGCGTCGGTTCCGGCCCTGTACGACCGACAGCCGGCACGATCTTCCGATCGCCCCAAACCTCCTGAAGCAGGACTTCTCGGCCGCGCGGCCAAACACGGTCTGGCTGGCCGATATTACCTACCTGCCGACCGGCGAGGGCTGGCTGTATCTGGCCGCCGTCCTCGATCTGGCCACGCGCAAGATCGTCGGCTGGTCGATGCGCGATCACATGCGCGCTGAGCTGAGCGTAGCGGCATTGATGATGGCCGCCCAGCGGCAGCGGCCGGCCGCCGGGCTCATCTGCCACTCGGATCGCGGCAGCCAGTACGCGGCCGAGGCCTATCGGAAGCAGCTCGCCGCAATGGGGGCCAGGCCGTCCATGAGTCGGACCGCCTGTTGCTACGATAACGCCCCGATGGAGAGCTTCTTCCACACACTCAAGGTCGAGCTCGTCCATCAACGACGATGGGCGACCCGGGATGAAGCGCGGCGCGATCTGTTCGCCTACATCGAGGGCTACTACAATCGGCAACGCATCCACTCGGCACTCGGCTATCTTACGCCCGAGCAAGCCGAGAGGACCACGAAATGA
- a CDS encoding ISL3 family transposase yields the protein MRPRFRPSSLVPAGFVVDHLDVGTDRIGLVVRSGSATATCPDCRTSSRRIQSRYQRRAADLPLGGRRVELQVMVRRFWCDAAACGRKIFAERFSNDVLPAFARRTSRLEQIVHHLGLALGGRPGAGLAQRLMLPVSRDTLLRVIRRRAATHSDPLSVIGIDDFAWRRNHRYGTLVCDLERRRIVALLPDRERATAQTWLKMNGSIQIVARDRGGGYGEAIARALPQAIQVADRWHLMENASRGFLDAVRRSMRQVREVVGAATIDPALLTAAERIQYEGYLRRKEADAAIRALAEAGVPIRRICQRLGHSRKVVRAVLRGERTDVFRVRQSSLDAHLPWLDAQWDAGSRNATELWRRAKGQGFRGSLRVVGEWATRRRRAEQAQIERLQRVPSARTLARWLTTGRDRLTKAETLTVAAVEDGVPALVEAREVVGAFQTMVRAMAPDRLEGWLTRAGTGLVASFARGVGQDRAAVRTAITLRWSNGQTEGQITKLKLVKRQMYGRGKIDLLQARLIGLTSG from the coding sequence ATGCGCCCTCGCTTCAGACCGTCGAGCCTCGTACCTGCCGGATTCGTCGTCGATCACCTCGATGTCGGCACCGATCGGATTGGTCTGGTCGTGAGGTCCGGATCTGCGACGGCGACGTGCCCAGACTGCCGGACCTCGTCACGTCGCATCCAAAGCCGCTACCAGCGCCGTGCCGCCGACCTGCCGCTCGGTGGTCGGCGCGTCGAACTCCAAGTCATGGTGAGACGCTTCTGGTGTGACGCAGCGGCCTGTGGGCGGAAGATCTTCGCCGAGCGCTTCTCCAACGACGTCCTGCCTGCCTTCGCTCGGCGCACCTCACGGCTGGAGCAGATCGTCCATCACCTCGGGCTCGCACTCGGTGGTCGGCCCGGTGCGGGGCTTGCCCAGCGTCTCATGCTGCCCGTCAGTCGAGATACGCTCCTGCGCGTGATCCGCCGTCGGGCGGCGACACACTCCGATCCACTCAGCGTCATCGGCATCGACGACTTCGCCTGGCGGCGCAATCACCGCTACGGCACCCTCGTCTGCGATCTCGAACGCCGCCGCATCGTAGCGCTCCTGCCCGACCGCGAGCGGGCTACCGCACAGACTTGGCTGAAGATGAACGGCTCGATCCAGATCGTCGCCCGCGACCGCGGGGGTGGATATGGCGAGGCCATTGCCCGTGCTCTGCCGCAGGCCATCCAGGTCGCCGACCGGTGGCACCTCATGGAGAACGCCAGCCGTGGCTTCCTCGATGCCGTGCGCAGGTCGATGCGACAGGTTCGCGAGGTCGTCGGCGCAGCCACAATCGATCCGGCGCTGCTCACTGCGGCCGAGCGCATCCAGTACGAGGGTTACCTGCGGCGGAAGGAGGCGGACGCGGCCATCCGCGCGCTCGCCGAGGCAGGCGTTCCGATCCGCCGGATCTGCCAACGTCTTGGCCACAGCCGTAAGGTGGTGCGTGCGGTCCTGCGTGGGGAGCGTACCGACGTCTTCCGCGTCCGCCAGAGTTCGCTCGATGCCCATTTGCCCTGGCTCGATGCCCAGTGGGATGCTGGCAGCCGCAACGCGACCGAGCTTTGGCGCAGGGCGAAGGGACAAGGCTTCCGAGGATCGCTGCGCGTGGTCGGGGAATGGGCAACGCGGCGTCGACGCGCGGAGCAGGCCCAGATCGAACGGCTACAGCGTGTGCCGTCGGCACGAACTCTGGCGCGATGGCTGACGACAGGTCGCGACCGCTTGACCAAGGCGGAGACGCTGACCGTGGCTGCCGTCGAGGACGGCGTGCCGGCGCTGGTTGAGGCGCGCGAGGTGGTGGGCGCTTTCCAGACGATGGTTCGGGCGATGGCGCCGGACAGGCTCGAAGGGTGGCTCACGCGTGCTGGCACAGGCCTCGTCGCCTCGTTCGCCCGCGGAGTCGGTCAGGACCGAGCTGCGGTTCGGACAGCGATCACGTTGCGATGGTCGAACGGCCAGACAGAGGGGCAGATCACCAAACTCAAGCTGGTAAAGCGCCAGATGTATGGCCGCGGCAAGATCGACCTGTTGCAAGCTCGCCTGATCGGATTGACCTCCGGATGA
- a CDS encoding CHASE3 domain-containing protein — translation MEGRPIHRLAGSRETAAMVVGFALLILAGLAAAAAALASADADAWAVHSAEVRRAEARLSRLIQEAETGQRGFLLTGDLTYLDPFTTARRELPAAEAELRYLTGDNAEQQARLDQVRPIISEKVAELARTTERMQAGDQAGALAIVRTNAGRDLMRRIRATVAEFDRAEIELQATRAERAAFRRSILVAVIVIALFLAAALAWLFIRTDRHRTRQLRSANDALRDEILQRERAEAQLHAQRLLQQREA, via the coding sequence TTGGAAGGTCGTCCCATTCACCGCCTCGCCGGATCTCGCGAGACCGCCGCGATGGTCGTTGGGTTCGCCTTACTCATTCTCGCCGGCTTAGCCGCTGCCGCTGCCGCTCTGGCCAGCGCGGATGCTGATGCGTGGGCCGTGCACTCCGCTGAAGTGCGGCGAGCCGAGGCGCGTCTATCTCGGCTCATTCAAGAGGCGGAAACAGGCCAGCGCGGCTTCCTGCTCACCGGCGACCTGACTTACCTCGACCCGTTCACGACCGCTCGCCGCGAGTTGCCGGCTGCCGAGGCGGAGCTGCGGTACCTCACGGGTGACAACGCAGAGCAACAAGCTCGGTTAGATCAAGTCCGACCCATCATCAGTGAGAAAGTTGCCGAACTCGCACGAACGACCGAACGCATGCAGGCGGGGGACCAAGCGGGAGCGCTCGCCATCGTGCGTACCAACGCCGGACGCGACCTGATGAGGCGTATCCGGGCGACCGTCGCCGAGTTTGATCGAGCAGAGATAGAACTGCAGGCTACACGCGCCGAACGAGCTGCATTCCGCCGGTCGATCCTAGTTGCGGTTATTGTTATCGCCCTGTTTCTAGCTGCAGCCCTCGCCTGGCTATTCATTAGGACCGACCGGCATCGCACCCGCCAACTTCGGTCCGCGAACGATGCGCTCCGCGATGAGATCCTGCAGCGCGAGCGAGCCGAGGCACAGCTACACGCGCAACGCCTTCTTCAACAACGGGAAGCTTGA
- a CDS encoding IS3 family transposase (programmed frameshift): MTKHTPPFSPEVRERAVRLAREHESEHGSQWAAIQSIAAKIGCSGETLRKWVRQAERDRGVRAGPTTDERERIKALERENRELRQANEILRKASAYFCPGGARPPVPVMIAFIDDHRALYGVEPICKVLPIAPSTYHAHAARRADPGRLSARAKRDAALMVEIRRVYEANFRVYGVRKVWRQLAREGIIVARCTVVRLMRTMGLAGVVRGRRVRTTVPDPAAACPLDRVNRQFRAECPNRLWVADFTYIATWGGFVYAAFVIDVFARRIVGWRVSRSARADFVLDALEQALHERRPFAGSGLVCHSDRGSQYVSIRYTERLAEAGVEPSVGSVGDSYDNALAETVIGLFKAEVIHRRGPWRSFEAVEYATLEWVDWFNHRRLLEPIGHIPPAEAEARYYAQAEVQALAA, encoded by the exons ATGACGAAGCATACCCCACCCTTTTCCCCTGAGGTTCGCGAGCGGGCAGTCCGGCTGGCCCGGGAGCATGAGAGCGAGCACGGTTCGCAATGGGCCGCGATCCAGTCGATCGCGGCCAAAATCGGTTGCTCTGGCGAAACGCTGCGCAAGTGGGTCCGTCAGGCCGAGCGCGACCGGGGCGTGCGGGCCGGACCGACGACGGATGAGCGCGAGCGGATCAAGGCGCTGGAGCGGGAGAACCGCGAGCTCCGGCAGGCCAACGAGATCCTCAGGAAGGCGAGCGCGTATT TTTGCCCAGGCGGAGCTCGACCGCCGGTTCCGGTCATGATCGCCTTCATCGACGATCATCGTGCGCTCTACGGGGTCGAGCCGATCTGCAAGGTTCTGCCGATCGCCCCGTCGACGTACCACGCCCATGCCGCGCGACGAGCCGATCCCGGGAGGCTGTCGGCTCGAGCCAAGCGGGACGCGGCACTCATGGTCGAGATCCGGCGCGTGTACGAGGCAAACTTCCGGGTCTACGGCGTGCGCAAGGTCTGGCGGCAGCTCGCCCGCGAAGGGATCATTGTGGCGCGCTGCACGGTGGTCCGGCTGATGCGAACGATGGGCTTGGCTGGCGTCGTCCGGGGGCGGAGGGTTCGCACCACCGTTCCCGATCCGGCGGCGGCCTGCCCGCTCGACCGGGTCAATCGACAGTTCAGGGCCGAATGCCCGAACCGGCTATGGGTGGCGGATTTTACCTACATCGCCACCTGGGGCGGCTTCGTCTATGCGGCCTTCGTGATCGACGTCTTCGCCCGCCGGATCGTGGGCTGGCGTGTGTCGCGCTCGGCCCGGGCCGACTTCGTGCTCGATGCCTTGGAGCAGGCCCTGCACGAGCGCCGCCCCTTCGCCGGCAGCGGCCTCGTCTGTCACTCGGATCGCGGATCGCAATATGTGAGCATCCGCTACACCGAGCGCTTGGCCGAGGCGGGCGTCGAACCCTCCGTCGGCAGTGTTGGCGACTCGTACGATAACGCTCTCGCCGAGACGGTGATCGGCCTGTTCAAGGCGGAGGTCATCCATCGACGCGGGCCGTGGCGGTCCTTTGAGGCGGTCGAGTACGCCACGCTGGAATGGGTGGACTGGTTCAACCACCGTCGGCTGCTCGAACCAATCGGCCACATCCCTCCCGCCGAGGCGGAGGCACGCTATTATGCCCAGGCCGAGGTCCAAGCCTTGGCCGCCTGA
- a CDS encoding methyl-accepting chemotaxis protein codes for MFGGTRGTADQAAKLDALDRSQAVIEFQPDGTILTANANFLTAMGYTLSEVQGQHHAVFVEPGYRDSAEYRAFWETLRRGSFQTAEFKRLAKGGRHVWIQASYNPVLDRCGRVVKVVKFATDITAQKLRMLDLEGQIAALHRSQAVIEFDPTGTIVDANQNFLDAMGYRLNEIRGRHHSLFVDTTEQAGVSYREFWARLGRGAFAGGEFRRIAKGGRDVWIQATYNPILDASGCVLKVVKFAADITAQVQERHRRIAAQRAIGVDLDAIGSAVEGTSRRTAEAVELAGRVSGDIQSVASGAEELSASVGEISQQVSRAARMAGEAVEQARHTSTIVEGLSGQAAQIGDVVTMIQGIAAQTNLLALNATIEAARAGTAGKGFAVVASEVKALAEQTAKATDQIRDQITTTQATTREAVAAIGSIQGTIRALDEISAAIAAAVEEQSAVTQEISGSMHTAARGVGTITGGMAAIARANEQVDAATRQVREAAHAVC; via the coding sequence ATGTTCGGCGGAACCCGCGGAACTGCGGATCAAGCGGCCAAGCTCGACGCGCTCGATCGCTCGCAAGCGGTCATCGAGTTCCAGCCTGATGGTACGATCCTCACGGCCAACGCCAATTTCCTGACCGCCATGGGCTACACCCTGTCCGAGGTGCAGGGCCAGCACCACGCCGTGTTCGTGGAACCGGGCTACCGCGACAGCGCCGAGTACCGCGCGTTCTGGGAGACTCTACGCCGAGGCTCGTTTCAGACCGCCGAGTTCAAGAGGCTCGCAAAGGGTGGTCGGCATGTCTGGATCCAGGCGAGCTACAATCCCGTGCTCGATCGCTGTGGTCGTGTCGTGAAGGTCGTCAAGTTCGCCACCGACATCACAGCGCAGAAGCTGCGCATGCTCGACCTGGAGGGCCAGATCGCCGCCCTGCACCGTTCGCAGGCCGTGATCGAGTTCGATCCGACCGGCACGATCGTCGATGCCAACCAGAACTTCCTCGACGCGATGGGCTACCGCCTCAATGAGATCCGGGGCCGGCACCACAGCCTGTTCGTAGATACCACCGAGCAGGCAGGGGTCAGCTACCGCGAGTTCTGGGCGCGTCTGGGCCGGGGCGCGTTCGCCGGCGGCGAGTTCCGCCGCATCGCCAAGGGCGGCCGCGACGTCTGGATCCAGGCGACCTACAACCCGATCCTCGACGCCAGCGGCTGCGTCCTCAAAGTGGTCAAGTTCGCCGCCGACATCACCGCTCAGGTCCAAGAGCGCCACCGGCGCATCGCGGCGCAGCGGGCAATCGGCGTCGACCTCGACGCGATCGGTAGCGCGGTCGAGGGCACCAGCCGCCGGACCGCGGAGGCCGTCGAATTGGCCGGTCGGGTCTCCGGCGACATCCAGAGCGTGGCCTCCGGCGCCGAGGAACTGTCGGCCTCGGTGGGCGAGATCAGCCAGCAGGTCAGCCGCGCGGCGCGAATGGCCGGGGAGGCCGTCGAGCAGGCCCGGCACACCAGCACCATCGTCGAGGGCCTGAGCGGGCAGGCGGCGCAGATCGGCGACGTCGTGACCATGATCCAGGGCATTGCGGCCCAGACCAACCTGCTCGCGCTCAACGCTACGATCGAGGCGGCCCGGGCGGGTACGGCCGGCAAGGGCTTCGCGGTCGTGGCCTCGGAGGTGAAGGCGCTGGCCGAGCAGACCGCCAAGGCCACGGATCAGATCCGCGACCAGATCACCACGACGCAGGCCACCACGCGCGAGGCCGTGGCGGCGATCGGCTCGATCCAGGGCACGATCCGGGCGCTCGACGAGATCTCGGCGGCGATCGCGGCCGCCGTCGAGGAGCAGTCGGCGGTAACCCAGGAGATCTCCGGCAGCATGCACACGGCTGCGCGCGGGGTCGGGACCATCACGGGCGGCATGGCGGCGATCGCGCGGGCCAACGAGCAGGTCGACGCAGCCACTCGCCAGGTGCGCGAGGCGGCGCACGCGGTCTGCTAA